The DNA segment CGAGCTCCGGTGCAGTGCCGGTGCCAGCGGTCTCGAAGATCGTCAATGCGGTCAGCGAGAGGATCGCCAGCGCGGCCATGATGGCCAGCACCGCGTACCCCTGTCGCCGATCGCCGACGAGTCTGCCGAAGGTACGCGGCAGGGAGAACGGGATCAGCAGCGTCAGCAGGATCTGGAACAGACTGCTCCACGGTGTCGGGTTCTCGAACGGGTGGGCGGAGTTCGCGTTGTAGAAGCCGCCGCCGTTCGTTCCCAGCTGTTTGATCGCTTCCTGGGAGGCGACCGGTCCACCGGGGATGCTCTGGGTGCCACCGGCCAGGGTGCCCACCTCGGTCCAGCCGTTGAAGTTCTGCACCACCCCGGCCCCCAGCAGTACCAACGCCGAGAGCGTTGCGATCGGCAGCAGGATCCGCAGCACGCCACGGACGAGGTCGACCCAGAAGTTCCCGACCGTAGTGCTGCGACTGCGGGCGATCCCGCGTACCAGGGCGATGGCGACCGCCATCCCGCAGGCGGCGGAGACGAAGTTCTGCACCGCAAGTCCGACGAACTGCACGGTGTAGCCGAGTGTCTCCCCCGAGTAGGACTGCCAGTTCGTGTTGGCGACGAAGGAGGCGGCGGTGTTGAACGCGAGCGCCGGATCCTGTCCTTCGGCGCCCAGGGAGAACGGCAGCCAGGCCTGCACCCGCAGCAGGGCGTAGAGGCCGAGCATGCCGACCAGCGAGAACAGCAGCAGCGACCGCAGATAGGCCGGCCAGGTCTGCTCCGACCTGGGGTCGACACCGATCAACCGGTAGAGGCCGCGTTCGACGGCCAGATCCCTGGGTGAGGAGTAGACCAGGGCCATGTAGTCACCGAACGGACGGTGACACAGGGCGAGGACGATGACGAGCGTCGCGGCAGCGGCGAGGACGAACAGTGCATCCATCAGAACCACTCCGGACGAAGCACCGCGAGCAGCAGCAGGATCAGCGCACAGAAGCCGAGGCCCGCGGCGACGATGTCGATGATGATCACAGCTTCTCGACCGCCTTGCCGAGGGCACCGAACAGCGCGAAGAGGGTGAGCGTTCCGAGCACGTAGATGATGTCGAACAACGTCGAACTCCAGGATCGAGGTCACCGGGGTGGTGCGCGAGCACCGTCCGGGCGCCGGCATCGGCGCATTGACCATCGAACTCGCCGGGGCCGGGGCACGGCGAGTGCCCTAACGGGATCCATACGGGCCGCGGCGGGTTCCTTACGGCTCACCGACGCGGCCCCGGCCGAGTCCGTCCCGCGGAGTCCGGCGCGTCAGCTGCGGGCGCTGACCAGCACCTTCCCCACACCCGGCGCGATCGCCCTGCTGAAGGCGGAGGCCGCCTCGGTCAGGTCGAGCACATCGGTCACGATCTCCTCGGCGGGGATCTCGCCACCGAGTGAGAGCGCGGTCTCGAAGTCGGCCTCGGTGTAGCTCGCCGAGCCCTGCAGCCGCAGTTCCCAGTCCTGCAATTGCACGGTGGGTACGACATAGTCCCGGGCCGGTACGCCCACCAGCACCACGGTCGCCGCCCGACGGACCAGGGCGGTCCACTGCCGGGCCGAGCCCTCGGCGGCGACGCAGTCGAACAAGACATCGGCGCGACCACCGAGCGCTTCGGTGACCTGGGCCGGTAGTGCGGGGTCGGCGGCGTCCAGCCCGGCGGCGGCACCCAGTCGTACCGCCCGTTCGCGTTTGACCGGGTCGAGGTCGGTGATCACCACGGCCCTGGCACCGGCCTTCCGCGCGGCCAGCAGGGTGAGTACACCGATCGTGCCACCCCCGAGGATGACCACCGTCGCATCGGTCAGGTCGCCGGCGATCCGTACCGCATGAACCGGGGTGGCCAGACATTCGACCAGTGCTGCCTGATGATCACTGATCCCCTCCGGCACGGGGTACAGATTCCTGGCCGGAGCCAGGAAGAGGTCGGCCATCGCACCGGGGTGCTGCCCGCTCGGGTCGCAGCCGATCCAGGCGAGTTCGACGCAGGCGTTGCTGCGTCCGGCAAGGCAGTTCACGCAATGGCCGCAGACGACATTGGGCTTCAGCACGACCCGCTGCCCGGTCTGCAGGCCGCTCACCTGCGTACCGCAGGTCTCCACCAGACCGATCGCTTCGTGGCCGGGTACGTAGGGAGGTTTGAGCAGGGG comes from the Naumannella halotolerans genome and includes:
- the kdpA gene encoding potassium-transporting ATPase subunit KdpA, which gives rise to MDALFVLAAAATLVIVLALCHRPFGDYMALVYSSPRDLAVERGLYRLIGVDPRSEQTWPAYLRSLLLFSLVGMLGLYALLRVQAWLPFSLGAEGQDPALAFNTAASFVANTNWQSYSGETLGYTVQFVGLAVQNFVSAACGMAVAIALVRGIARSRSTTVGNFWVDLVRGVLRILLPIATLSALVLLGAGVVQNFNGWTEVGTLAGGTQSIPGGPVASQEAIKQLGTNGGGFYNANSAHPFENPTPWSSLFQILLTLLIPFSLPRTFGRLVGDRRQGYAVLAIMAALAILSLTALTIFETAGTGTAPELAGAPMEGKEQRFGIAGSILFATTTTLTSTGAVNAMHDSFTALGGMMPMLNMMLGELAPGGVGSGLYAMLIIAILAVFIAGLLVGRTPEYLGKKIGPKEIKLVSLYILIMPSTVLAGVALSFGVPALRATVENEALANTGPHGLSEVLYAFTSAANNNGSAFAGLTASGPWLATALGVAILIGRFAQMALVLALAGALAGQDKVPPTSGTLPTHRPLFIGLVIGVTLLVTALVFFPVLALGPLAEGLA
- a CDS encoding zinc-dependent alcohol dehydrogenase, whose product is MSSHDQQPVGVLQAFVPALDAVTVRQVAPPEPAPDEVVVRMLLTGICGSDTHAIAGHHPLLKPPYVPGHEAIGLVETCGTQVSGLQTGQRVVLKPNVVCGHCVNCLAGRSNACVELAWIGCDPSGQHPGAMADLFLAPARNLYPVPEGISDHQAALVECLATPVHAVRIAGDLTDATVVILGGGTIGVLTLLAARKAGARAVVITDLDPVKRERAVRLGAAAGLDAADPALPAQVTEALGGRADVLFDCVAAEGSARQWTALVRRAATVVLVGVPARDYVVPTVQLQDWELRLQGSASYTEADFETALSLGGEIPAEEIVTDVLDLTEAASAFSRAIAPGVGKVLVSARS